A region of Paenibacillus sp. 37 DNA encodes the following proteins:
- a CDS encoding DUF1361 domain-containing protein gives MRKLNYIRIFIFLCVVTAVTLGLHYVAADWLDQRYFRFLIWNLFLGWIPFVFSYAAYLLSDAKWKGAAWLAIASGLLWLLFFPNSSYIVTDLVHLTARSSRYYGGNGVDYTYWYDLSVVLMFVWTGLLLGFLSMYQLQEVIYHRIGRWASWIFVLAGSALGSYGVLLGRVYRLNSWDALTNRETLVELMHESVSRPSLAFCLFFGTFIMTIYATLYYLVNTRSPRETQKSAGSPEVDLQALR, from the coding sequence TTGAGAAAACTGAATTATATTCGCATATTTATTTTCCTTTGTGTGGTCACAGCAGTAACGCTTGGCTTGCACTATGTAGCCGCAGATTGGCTGGATCAGCGTTATTTCCGCTTCCTGATCTGGAATCTGTTTTTGGGCTGGATTCCCTTTGTGTTCTCTTATGCAGCCTATCTTCTAAGTGATGCGAAATGGAAAGGTGCCGCATGGCTTGCAATAGCAAGTGGTCTGCTGTGGTTGTTATTTTTCCCGAACTCTTCTTACATTGTTACGGATTTGGTTCATCTGACAGCGAGAAGTTCCCGGTATTATGGTGGAAATGGAGTGGACTACACCTATTGGTACGACTTGAGTGTTGTTTTAATGTTTGTCTGGACGGGGCTCCTGCTTGGCTTCTTGTCCATGTATCAGCTTCAGGAAGTGATCTATCACCGAATTGGACGCTGGGCATCCTGGATCTTTGTACTCGCAGGTAGTGCTTTGGGAAGTTACGGGGTATTGCTTGGACGTGTATATCGACTGAATAGCTGGGATGCACTGACGAATCGCGAGACGCTGGTTGAGCTGATGCACGAAAGTGTAAGCCGCCCGTCACTTGCGTTTTGTCTGTTCTTTGGCACGTTTATCATGACAATCTACGCCACACTGTATTACCTGGTTAACACGAGGTCTCCTCGTGAAACGCAGAAAAGTGCAGGAAGTCCTGAGGTTGACCTGCAAGCGTTGCGCTAA
- a CDS encoding SMI1/KNR4 family protein, translated as MKPESNVTLNVLIDELNRLLDEKIQDQEIRQLFEEYQHREGASEESLDIFEKEYGIRLPGDFRTFYQGKDGSGYGLHVLYPGDAEAGRCTPFYLMSLEEIRETKQYFCEVDEKLEEYYSAEEISQLDPEIKPYLFHKPWIPFATIAGGSLYLMLDFDPTEEGTYGQIIMYVHDPDFVYYLTPTFTDLLHMSNRNLKVMDEITY; from the coding sequence GTGAAACCGGAGTCGAATGTAACATTAAACGTACTTATTGACGAGCTGAATCGCTTGTTGGATGAGAAAATACAGGATCAAGAGATTCGCCAATTGTTTGAAGAGTATCAACATCGGGAAGGGGCATCCGAAGAAAGTCTCGATATATTCGAAAAGGAGTATGGAATTAGGCTACCTGGCGATTTTCGTACCTTTTACCAAGGCAAAGATGGTAGTGGCTATGGGTTGCATGTGCTGTACCCGGGTGATGCTGAGGCTGGGCGTTGTACGCCATTTTATCTTATGTCATTGGAAGAGATTCGAGAGACCAAACAATACTTCTGTGAAGTGGATGAGAAGCTGGAAGAGTATTATTCTGCGGAAGAGATCAGCCAGTTGGACCCTGAGATTAAGCCGTACCTGTTCCACAAACCATGGATTCCATTTGCAACGATCGCGGGAGGTTCACTGTATCTGATGCTCGATTTTGATCCAACGGAGGAAGGGACGTATGGACAGATTATTATGTACGTGCATGATCCGGACTTTGTTTATTACCTTACACCTACCTTCACGGATCTCCTCCACATGTCGAACCGAAATCTGAAGGTGATGGATGAGATCACCTATTAA
- a CDS encoding carboxymuconolactone decarboxylase family protein codes for MNLRTNYRAVSPGAFKAMMAMEQYISGQFDNKVLYELLKIRVSQINGCAFCLDMHAKDLMKLGDYADHILLLSVWREVSFFTDQERVMLELAEAVTRISEHGVPLALYDKVREHFSESELVDLILAINTINNWNRIAITTGMYPGCFN; via the coding sequence ATGAATTTAAGAACCAACTACAGAGCAGTGAGTCCAGGCGCTTTTAAAGCGATGATGGCGATGGAGCAGTATATATCCGGGCAATTTGATAATAAAGTATTGTATGAGTTGTTAAAAATCCGTGTGTCTCAGATCAATGGCTGCGCCTTTTGTCTCGATATGCATGCCAAAGATCTGATGAAACTGGGAGATTATGCGGATCATATTCTATTGCTGAGTGTGTGGCGTGAAGTGTCTTTCTTCACGGATCAAGAACGTGTTATGCTGGAGCTGGCTGAGGCGGTGACCCGTATCTCGGAACACGGTGTACCCCTTGCGTTGTACGATAAGGTTCGTGAACATTTCAGTGAATCCGAACTGGTGGATCTGATCCTTGCCATTAACACGATTAATAACTGGAACCGGATTGCGATTACAACAGGAATGTATCCGGGCTGCTTTAACTAA
- a CDS encoding cupin domain-containing protein translates to MATSYMDYTLPTTQFTYDLSKNPLFKKDEDNYINSLSINQLNTLGNTSLLDIFLNTGNVVEPHIHQNATELVYCISGSAVVSLINPFTNELLHFPITPGQVANVPQGWWHYEVATADQTHLLAIFDAPVPEAIFGSDILRLTPTKLLAYTYCLDEKKVQEALAPIQKTVIIGPPADCMTSTAPNSNSAPNVNHQPYVMPNVQPNMQPNTQPSMQPNTQPNMPPNAQPNMPPNTQPNMQPYVNRLPYWGTWVDPRIIHEPGCPYYRELPVNTNIQEER, encoded by the coding sequence TTGGCAACCTCATACATGGATTATACTTTACCCACCACCCAATTTACTTACGATTTGAGCAAGAATCCGTTATTCAAGAAGGATGAGGATAACTATATAAACTCTCTTTCCATCAACCAGTTAAACACATTGGGCAATACTTCTTTATTGGATATTTTTCTCAACACGGGCAATGTGGTAGAACCTCATATTCATCAGAATGCAACCGAACTGGTGTATTGCATCAGCGGTTCTGCCGTCGTGTCCCTCATCAATCCGTTTACCAATGAGTTGCTTCATTTCCCGATTACTCCGGGGCAAGTGGCGAATGTACCTCAAGGCTGGTGGCATTATGAAGTGGCTACTGCAGATCAAACCCATCTACTGGCGATCTTCGATGCACCGGTGCCTGAAGCGATATTTGGCTCAGACATCTTGCGACTTACACCTACCAAACTTCTGGCTTATACGTACTGTCTAGATGAGAAAAAAGTTCAAGAAGCGCTGGCTCCCATTCAAAAAACAGTGATTATTGGCCCGCCGGCAGATTGTATGACTTCCACTGCCCCAAACTCTAACAGTGCTCCGAATGTGAATCATCAGCCGTACGTAATGCCTAATGTACAACCAAATATGCAACCAAACACACAACCCAGCATGCAACCAAACACACAGCCGAATATGCCACCCAATGCACAACCCAACATGCCACCAAATACTCAGCCCAATATGCAACCTTACGTAAACCGTCTTCCGTACTGGGGGACTTGGGTCGATCCACGTATTATCCACGAACCGGGTTGCCCGTATTATAGAGAGCTTCCTGTGAATACGAATATTCAAGAGGAAAGATGA
- a CDS encoding alpha/beta fold hydrolase → MLTTIPTKKRKRFRIFIIMVKLLCIVLLLIGAAFLYEWFASSQAKKDFPPPGTLVQIGGYQLHIHKQGNGSPTILMEAGSGETSLSWRDIPAALAQHATVVTYDRAGYAWSESAPTERTGSNIVKELHAALEKENIQGPYVMVGHSLGGMYARLFAQTYTSEVQSLVLIDARPENDEQNTKALLEQAQFQGNPSASFLSLLKLSGAFRLFPDFLLDGLVTKQDRDTFVNVIATPSFFHAKEEEALLAHLTEDAIRGQNLGSIPVRIIARGRPQDYAQAGISVEMGQKLESIWQSGQHNMLNISKDSQLIVATRSGHMVIHDEPELVVKTILALISDK, encoded by the coding sequence ATGCTTACAACTATTCCAACCAAAAAACGAAAGAGATTCAGAATTTTCATTATCATGGTGAAGCTGCTCTGCATAGTGCTACTACTAATTGGTGCAGCATTCCTCTATGAGTGGTTTGCTTCTTCGCAGGCCAAAAAGGATTTTCCACCTCCGGGTACGTTAGTTCAAATCGGCGGTTACCAACTGCACATTCACAAACAAGGCAATGGCTCGCCGACCATACTTATGGAGGCTGGAAGTGGTGAGACGAGTTTGTCGTGGAGAGACATTCCTGCGGCACTCGCCCAACATGCAACGGTGGTCACATATGATCGTGCAGGATATGCCTGGAGTGAATCTGCCCCTACAGAACGTACAGGTTCGAATATCGTCAAAGAGCTACATGCAGCTCTGGAGAAGGAGAATATTCAGGGACCTTACGTTATGGTAGGTCATTCCCTTGGTGGTATGTATGCCAGACTCTTTGCACAGACCTATACAAGTGAGGTTCAGAGCCTTGTCCTCATTGACGCGAGACCTGAAAATGATGAACAGAATACAAAGGCTTTGTTGGAACAGGCTCAGTTTCAGGGAAACCCGTCTGCCTCCTTCCTATCCTTACTGAAGTTATCCGGCGCTTTCAGATTATTTCCAGACTTTTTGCTGGATGGTCTGGTTACCAAGCAAGATCGAGATACTTTTGTTAATGTGATTGCCACGCCCTCCTTTTTTCATGCCAAAGAAGAAGAAGCCTTACTCGCCCATTTAACAGAAGATGCCATTCGTGGCCAAAATCTTGGATCAATACCTGTACGTATCATTGCACGCGGACGTCCTCAAGACTATGCTCAAGCAGGGATTTCGGTTGAAATGGGGCAGAAGCTCGAATCCATATGGCAATCGGGGCAGCATAACATGTTGAATATATCGAAGGATAGTCAGCTCATCGTGGCCACCCGCAGTGGTCATATGGTTATCCACGATGAACCCGAACTGGTTGTGAAAACAATCCTTGCGTTAATCTCTGATAAGTAG
- a CDS encoding leucine-rich repeat domain-containing protein produces MVTVAFHTDPRGTAYELLIDELIQKTDRFMLVDRKYVEGDTPERVAKVLQRLEPYLVENSTMEEMMMQSGAMYAEGIYYIYRCTPESGQVLKEEANRFHDWLYPSLPDDLCFLKEDGSDYFYTVAHEHMYGMHITQEEAIELMERIPGLFFDLNRQKDIHRLLDDAIRHQTDVLNISSHYLKEIPERIRELKHLKRLTIFEQDIYTLPPALFELTSLEELEIMTADLEGIHRDIGKLKQLRELRIYCGSSYHVPTGWKPKEKSDLGLKHIPAEIGELSELVSLDISYSGIREIPPELEQLKKLRYLSITNSLIEGMPDIVKRMTWLQSVNLNSTPLGISWEDISDEEKL; encoded by the coding sequence ATGGTAACCGTAGCTTTTCACACCGATCCAAGAGGAACTGCCTATGAACTGTTGATTGACGAATTGATCCAGAAGACAGATCGTTTTATGCTGGTTGACCGAAAGTATGTTGAGGGAGATACACCTGAGAGGGTTGCCAAAGTGTTACAGAGACTTGAGCCGTATCTAGTTGAAAACAGTACGATGGAAGAAATGATGATGCAAAGTGGCGCCATGTATGCAGAAGGCATCTATTACATATATCGTTGCACGCCTGAATCCGGGCAGGTCCTTAAGGAGGAAGCCAATCGCTTTCATGACTGGTTATATCCGTCATTGCCGGACGATCTTTGTTTTCTGAAAGAGGATGGGAGTGATTACTTCTACACGGTTGCTCATGAGCATATGTATGGCATGCACATTACACAAGAAGAAGCAATTGAGCTAATGGAGCGTATTCCAGGCTTGTTTTTTGATTTAAATCGTCAGAAAGATATTCATCGACTGTTGGATGATGCAATCAGGCATCAAACCGATGTGCTGAATATTAGTTCACATTACTTAAAAGAGATTCCGGAACGGATTCGGGAATTAAAGCACTTGAAACGTTTGACGATTTTTGAGCAGGATATTTATACACTTCCTCCAGCCCTTTTTGAACTGACATCATTGGAAGAATTGGAGATCATGACAGCGGATTTGGAAGGTATTCACCGAGACATTGGAAAATTGAAACAACTTCGAGAGCTTAGAATTTATTGCGGTAGTTCTTATCATGTTCCTACCGGGTGGAAGCCAAAGGAGAAGTCGGATCTTGGTCTGAAACATATTCCAGCCGAGATTGGTGAATTGAGCGAACTTGTGAGTCTGGATATAAGTTACTCTGGCATTCGTGAAATCCCACCCGAACTGGAGCAGTTGAAGAAACTGCGTTATCTGAGTATAACGAATAGTTTAATTGAAGGAATGCCGGACATAGTCAAGCGAATGACCTGGCTTCAGAGTGTAAATTTGAACAGTACTCCATTAGGGATCAGTTGGGAGGACATCTCCGACGAAGAAAAATTATAA
- a CDS encoding aromatic ring-hydroxylating oxygenase subunit alpha: MITSNANRKVTSELPRGCTFTAEDWHVLSQYWYPVAQATEVTDHPLAAQLLDVKLVLYRSNDQVVVAKDLCFHRGAPLSKGWVENGEIVCPYHGFRYNCEGKCTAVPAHPSSKISPKLKLIVYPAVERYGLIWTTLAGTEEQIPSFPGWDDPDYINILPPNFDIAGSSGRQMEGFLDVSHFAYVHTETFGDKNNTEVPQYKVKREGNELLAEYWSTVSNYGKGQDLVAPEGFQWLREFRVFPPFAASLTVHFPGDDKLNILNCASPISARYTRLFCPITRNFDKDAPIEDTIKFNLQVFEEDREMVESQKPEDLPLDLHAEAHIPADRTSIAYRQLLTEIGLGRNYTS; this comes from the coding sequence ATGATAACTTCCAACGCAAACCGTAAGGTGACGTCCGAATTGCCTAGAGGTTGTACATTCACCGCTGAAGACTGGCATGTATTATCACAATATTGGTATCCGGTAGCACAAGCTACCGAAGTAACAGACCACCCCCTGGCTGCTCAATTACTCGATGTGAAGCTGGTTCTCTATCGAAGTAATGATCAGGTTGTCGTAGCCAAGGATCTTTGCTTTCACCGCGGGGCCCCACTTAGCAAAGGCTGGGTAGAAAATGGTGAGATTGTCTGCCCTTATCACGGCTTCCGTTACAATTGTGAAGGTAAATGTACCGCAGTACCTGCACACCCAAGCTCCAAGATCTCGCCTAAGCTCAAACTTATCGTGTATCCGGCAGTTGAACGTTATGGCTTAATCTGGACCACTTTGGCGGGAACGGAAGAACAGATCCCCTCCTTCCCTGGATGGGATGATCCGGATTATATCAATATTTTGCCACCCAACTTTGACATTGCCGGTTCTTCTGGACGACAAATGGAGGGATTCCTCGATGTATCCCATTTTGCCTATGTGCATACGGAAACGTTTGGTGACAAAAACAACACAGAAGTCCCTCAATACAAAGTGAAACGTGAAGGTAATGAGTTACTGGCCGAGTATTGGAGTACGGTGAGCAACTATGGCAAAGGGCAAGATCTGGTTGCTCCAGAAGGTTTCCAATGGTTGCGTGAGTTTCGGGTATTCCCGCCTTTTGCGGCTTCTCTGACGGTACATTTCCCAGGAGACGACAAGCTGAATATTCTGAATTGTGCTTCGCCGATCTCTGCTCGTTATACCCGTCTATTCTGTCCAATCACACGAAACTTTGACAAAGACGCTCCTATTGAAGACACAATCAAGTTTAACTTGCAGGTATTTGAAGAGGACCGCGAGATGGTCGAGTCACAGAAACCGGAGGATCTGCCCCTGGATCTGCATGCCGAGGCCCATATTCCCGCTGACCGTACTTCAATTGCTTATCGTCAATTATTAACGGAAATTGGTTTGGGCCGAAATTACACATCGTAA
- a CDS encoding spore coat protein, producing the protein MNPQNVVQPTLNANPNVTPNMNHGGHEMFDVHEILSSTINVLDQYMIFRTFVQSQELIGILDRQYNFILSQYNLTAECFASGQKPHQETATYMIPNMVPPVYGLKPSAPKKPNQSLADVKDAGISGHMLGLIKSHASLLGMSCSEITNGTVRRVIASQIQHFIEMAYEIFMFQNKNAYYQVPQLTPSDTQQMLQAYIPATGAPQMPNSNKPLH; encoded by the coding sequence ATGAACCCACAGAATGTAGTACAACCTACTTTAAACGCAAATCCCAATGTTACGCCTAACATGAATCATGGCGGTCATGAGATGTTCGATGTGCATGAGATCCTGTCCTCCACCATTAATGTGCTGGATCAATATATGATCTTCCGTACATTCGTGCAGAGCCAGGAACTGATTGGCATTCTGGACCGGCAGTATAACTTCATTTTATCCCAGTACAATCTGACAGCAGAGTGTTTTGCATCCGGACAGAAGCCTCATCAAGAGACAGCTACCTATATGATCCCCAACATGGTACCACCGGTATATGGCCTTAAGCCATCAGCACCGAAAAAACCAAACCAGAGCCTTGCTGACGTAAAGGATGCCGGAATTAGCGGTCATATGCTGGGACTGATCAAGTCACATGCGAGTTTGCTCGGCATGTCCTGTAGCGAGATCACAAATGGAACGGTTCGCCGAGTCATCGCTTCGCAGATCCAGCATTTTATCGAGATGGCCTATGAAATTTTCATGTTCCAGAATAAAAACGCCTATTACCAAGTACCTCAACTCACCCCAAGTGATACACAACAGATGCTTCAGGCATACATTCCAGCAACCGGAGCACCTCAGATGCCTAACAGCAATAAACCACTTCATTAA
- a CDS encoding TetR/AcrR family transcriptional regulator, producing MPKIVDHEAQRKIVADAAIRVIQEHGLEHATVRNIAKEAGLSVGSMRHYFATQAELFTFCMNLFAERVQKRVEALQMSGSVMQDMKNLLLQFLPLDEDRMMEMEVWFSFTAKLLVYPELKKLSDEMHQGMYRSVQWVVQELQKQGMTHPELDAEMEIEKLYALVDGLAIHMLMQPDRLTVKRVEQVIEQHLSILCST from the coding sequence ATGCCAAAAATCGTAGATCATGAAGCTCAGAGGAAAATCGTTGCTGATGCAGCAATCCGGGTCATTCAAGAGCATGGACTGGAGCATGCTACAGTTCGCAATATAGCAAAGGAAGCGGGACTATCTGTAGGTTCCATGCGTCATTATTTTGCCACACAGGCCGAATTGTTCACCTTTTGCATGAATCTTTTTGCAGAAAGGGTACAGAAAAGGGTGGAGGCATTACAGATGAGTGGATCTGTAATGCAGGATATGAAGAATCTGCTCTTGCAATTTCTCCCGTTGGATGAAGATAGAATGATGGAAATGGAGGTATGGTTTTCGTTTACAGCCAAATTATTGGTGTACCCCGAATTAAAAAAGTTAAGTGATGAGATGCATCAGGGGATGTATCGATCGGTTCAATGGGTGGTTCAGGAGTTGCAAAAGCAGGGGATGACACATCCTGAACTGGATGCCGAGATGGAGATAGAGAAGTTATATGCTCTTGTGGATGGACTCGCCATTCATATGTTAATGCAGCCAGATAGACTTACAGTAAAACGAGTAGAACAAGTGATTGAACAGCATTTGAGCATACTTTGTTCAACTTAG
- a CDS encoding sigma-70 family RNA polymerase sigma factor: MNSNLHANEPEVSSLDVGELYIRYKNYAFSIAYRMLGSVVEAEDMVQDCFAGIQSNTTQDIRNPKSYIARLVVNRSLNLLNSARNQRENYVGEWLPEPIADSKAGNIPEETMQKKELISYAYLVMLERLSPVERAVFVLREAFQYDYSEIADWLGKTESNCRQIFSRARRNLPEKLPPIEQSDADMIAKGELLSRFTAAFLRYDVAAMLELLADQPVFTADGGGVVHTVMRTMHVHKGVLALLTSRRVLTRLREREWVPMWINGELQLALMKEGQLSEVLCLELDPSGERIEGIYLVVNPNKLTSVCTTTL, encoded by the coding sequence ATGAATTCCAATCTCCACGCCAATGAGCCAGAAGTGTCTTCTCTGGATGTTGGTGAGCTGTATATTCGGTATAAAAATTATGCATTTTCAATCGCTTATCGCATGCTCGGCAGTGTGGTAGAAGCTGAAGATATGGTTCAGGATTGCTTTGCGGGGATTCAGAGCAATACTACTCAAGATATTCGTAATCCGAAGTCTTATATCGCCAGATTGGTGGTGAACCGAAGTTTGAATCTGCTCAATTCTGCCCGCAACCAGAGGGAAAATTATGTTGGAGAGTGGCTTCCGGAACCGATAGCAGACAGTAAAGCGGGAAACATACCAGAGGAAACGATGCAGAAGAAAGAGCTGATTTCTTACGCCTATCTGGTCATGTTGGAGCGGCTTTCGCCTGTTGAACGGGCTGTTTTTGTACTTCGTGAAGCTTTCCAGTATGACTATTCTGAAATAGCGGATTGGCTGGGCAAAACGGAGAGTAACTGCCGTCAAATCTTTAGCCGCGCCAGACGGAACTTGCCTGAAAAACTTCCACCGATCGAGCAGAGTGATGCGGATATGATCGCCAAGGGTGAATTGCTTAGCCGTTTTACAGCGGCTTTCCTTCGTTATGATGTCGCTGCGATGCTCGAGTTACTGGCAGATCAGCCTGTATTTACAGCAGATGGCGGTGGCGTTGTGCATACTGTGATGAGAACGATGCATGTTCACAAAGGTGTGCTTGCACTCCTGACCTCACGGCGAGTCCTTACGCGATTGCGTGAAAGAGAATGGGTACCGATGTGGATTAATGGCGAGCTTCAACTCGCATTGATGAAAGAAGGACAGTTGTCCGAGGTGCTCTGTTTGGAGTTGGACCCTTCCGGAGAGCGGATTGAGGGCATCTATCTCGTCGTTAATCCGAACAAACTTACATCGGTATGCACGACAACTCTTTGA